A DNA window from Archocentrus centrarchus isolate MPI-CPG fArcCen1 chromosome 15, fArcCen1, whole genome shotgun sequence contains the following coding sequences:
- the col17a1b gene encoding collagen alpha-1(XVII) chain isoform X2, which translates to MSSSAGGLGLEKNVLTQNSSSGTYFSSSSVGVNTGSYSSSSGIYLGGDSSGGGDGGGSYIDGESFGGGGGGGGGSGGSYLVSSVSKVRSSSSGGARRAQTAGSSGGLSPGFRERKHISSRSGGYDGSSSANSSPELTRKDYGNYCSGATRGRSESRESEIRVRLQSASPTACRWTELDDVKKLLKGRSSSVSPTRSSSASITLPVPKKASVETKTISVASQSVSSSFGSGVRSPGFNTIDLSGLYDTSLTTGKLDKSSQYDITDKYDTGVKSIHYDGSLKSGKYDTGVRSGQYDISLKSGQYDTGVKSTQYDGSLKSGQYDTGVRSVQYDTTVRSGQYDTLDSVVLPTFSWSTSTLPSTSTTVVAGNTSSYTYQTGQVSTNNMAGGFAPFSPTSPSSLSVYGFQNNLAPTSGSVLTTSGANVNASLGGYGVQKNVSNGGSAISTGVSATTRSQTDDTYKRDYKFVVSEKENVPAKRETDMLILAKDTGKQFTSSSVHVGGGSLSGDSIKKEKLISSYGETAQLKTETGNSYYGSSGVVMKDKATYAEIHRDSGIFGGGGLCCCSDSCCSWWKWLLGLLLLSLLLLGLLFGLIALAEDVRKLKNRVATLEAESSVINARTSRLSSNDIYVGGGGGGGGMGTDNTLHVGRGGGGSSSRTEIGIATGAGSSGGNDIGLGGAADTSGAIGAGRARTNFSSSSSSSSSSTGTSYSVGSAGTSQSGSFAETGTSYGGGTGAGTDLRISVSGGQIDAAALQLAMQHMLRAEMQSQAFRAYLASSVQGERGLPGPKGDPGTKGEPGFSGTPGPPGAMGHPGPEGPKGQKGSQGEHGPEGPQGLRGREGQVGPRGEQGPPGFGIKGDRGSHGDPGVPGSVGPIGPPGPKGAQGLPGLSGPPGQPGNQGFRGEQGPPGPKGDRGLPGFQGLKGEPGDKGPRGLQGEAGLPGVAGPAGEKGSKGSIGLAGQDGAKGSRGDQGPTGPPGLRGPTGPPGDTGPPGTPGLQGPRGIPGNPGQPGAKGDTGEPGRIINAAGSTAVGIPGPPGSAGPPGPPGPPGLSGPIGPAGLPGPAGPKGDRGYKGDQGEPGISIRTSDTISSSRAERQFGASGVSALPGPPGPPGPPGLPGRPGDSRQGPPGPPGPPGQPGYGRPGPKGDKGDPGFVSSSGGTFYPGPPGPPGPPGPKGSTGPQGLRGYQGEPGQPGVPGSPGRPGTSESVSTYAGGHGLPGPPGPPGPPGPQGAKGDTGAPGIPGASRGSISVTSGPPGPPGPPGPPGLPGSFASSSEMRQYISDYLSRYRQSGVPGPPGPPGPPGPPGTYSGSIDDISVRVIAYLRRSDSGFSLGVQGPPGPPGPPGPASGSLTVSGLIAMLQRDDVRRYLAGPPGPQGPPGPPGTSVGLSGSYRIEEIATYVFNIMNERGIARGPPGPRGPPGLPGPPGPGGSGFTTATIDYSALMKNSDFRSWITSAVQQGPPGPPGIPGLPGPPGPQGPPGVSTATVYGAGGRGYSLEEIQRYLQGSGFRGLPGPPGPPGPQGPPGSYTGSVSYSGSFPRESIRAEVQQYLTTDSVRRAITGPPGPPGPRGQKGERGEPGYIQGYAQSQSYSQSDSRHGIQYSQIDVSKLAETLDYSNVAMKVTDYIKNQGLLQGYTGGSSLTTNVRAIQGPPGPPGPPGPPGHSRVFSTYSNITADLMDFFRTYGTIPGPPGSPGPKGDRGYPGPRGDKGDPGPPGLPGIPGTYAVQIPHKVQKREAGNKVAGRRQQQHRRQAGSG; encoded by the exons ATGTCCAGCAGTGCTGGAGGGCTGGGCTTGGAGAAGAATGTCTTAACCCAGAACAGCAGCAGTGGAACTTACTTTTCTTCAT CTTCTGTAGGCGTGAACACCGGGAGCTACAGCTCCTCCTCGGGAATCTACCTCGGCGGAGACTCCTCAGGAGGAGGTGATGGAGGTGGGAGCTACATAGATGGAGAAAGCtttggaggtggtggaggaggaggtggaggcagCGGGGGCAGTTATCTCGTGAGCTCCGTGTCCAAGGTCCGGTCCAGCTCGTCGGGCGGTGCAAGGAGAGCGCAGACTGCTGGCTCATCAGGAGGCCTGTCGCCAGGTTTCCGGGAGAGGAAACACATATCTAGCCGCTCAGGAGGCTATGACG GGAGTTCCAGTGCTAATTCCTCTCCAGAATTAACTCGCAAAGATTATGGAAACTATT gCTCTGGTGCCACAAGAGGGAGAAGCGAAAGCAGAG agagCGAGATCAGAGTCAGATTGCAAAGTGCCTCCCCCACTGCCTGCAGAT GGACAGAGTTGGATGACGTGAAGAAACTGCTGAAGGGACGCTCTAGCAGCGTCAGCCCCACTCGCTCCTCCAGCGCCTCCATCACCCTGCCTGTCCCTAAAAAGGCCAGTGTGGAGACCAAGACCATCTCAGTGGCCTCTCAGTCAG TTTCAAGTTCTTTTGGCTCTGGTGTGAGATCACCTGGGTTCAACACCATTGATTTATCAGGCCTGTATGATACCAGTCTGACAACTGGAAAGCTTGATAAATCAAGCCAGTATGACATCACAGACAAGTATGATACTGGTGTCAAATCAATCCATTATGATGGTAGTCTTAAATCAGGAAAGTATGATACTGGTGTGAGGTCAGGACAGTATGATATCAGTCTGAAATCAGGACAATATGATACTGGCGTCAAATCGACCCAGTATGATGGTAGTCTGAAATCGGGACAGTATGATACTGGTGTAAGATCAGTTCAGTACGACACCACTGTGAGATCAGGTCAATATGACACTCTGGACTCCGTGGTGCTCCCCACTTTCTCCTGGTCCACCTCCACGCTGCCATCCACCTCCACCACGGTAGTTGCTGGCAACACCAGCAGCTACACGTACCAAACTGGGCAGGTCAGCACCAACAACATGGCTGGAGGCTTTGCACCATTCAGCCCCACCTCTCCATCATCCCTGTCAG tttacGGCTTTCAGAATAATCTGGCACCCACCTCGGGCAGTGTGCTCACCACCAGTGGAGCCAATGTAAATGCTAGCCTTGGAG GATATGGTGTTCAGAAGAACGTGTCAAATGGTGGGAGTGCCATCAGCACTGGAGTCTCTGCAA CCACTAGATCTCAAACTGATGACACCTACAAGAGAGACTATAAGTTTGTGGTCTCTGAAAAAGAGAACGTTCCAGCCAAAAGGGAAACAGATATGCTCATTCTGGCAAAAGACACCGGCAAGCAGTTTACCAGCAGCAGCGTTCATGTAGGAGGAG GGTCGCTGTCTGGAGActcaataaaaaaagagaagcttATTTCGAGCTACGGCGAAACGGCCCAACTGAAGACAGAGACGGGCAACTCTTACT ATGGTTCATCTGGAGTTGTAATGAAAGACAAAGCCACCTATGCAG AAATTCACAGGGACAGCGGCATCTTTGGAGGTGGAGGACTATGCTGTTGTTCGGACTCGTGTTGCTCCTGGTGGAAGTGGCTGCTGggccttctcctcctctccttgcTCTTGCTGGGACTCCTGTTTGGCCTCATTGCTTTGG CTGAGGATGTGAGAAAGCTGAAGAATCGAGTGGCGACCCTGGAAGCTGAGTCATCGGTCATTAACGCCCGAACCAGTCGGCTGTCTTCCAATGATATCtatgtgggtggtggtggtggtggtggtggtatgGGCACGGACAACACATTACATGTGGGCAGAGGAGGTGGAGGCTCAAGTTCCAGAACAGAAATTGGGATTGCCACAGGTGCTGGCAGCTCTGGTGGTAATGACATCGGCCTTGGAGGAGCTGCTGATACTTCTGGTGCCATTGGTGCTGGAAGAGCTCGTACCaatttcagcagcagctccagcagcagctccagcagtaCTGGAACAAGTTACAGCGTTGGGAGTGCTGGTACCAGTCAAAGTGGCAGCTTTGCTGAAACTGGTACTAGTTATGGTGGCGGCACCGGTGCTGGCACTGACCTCAGGATCAGCGTGAGTGGAGGACAGATAgatgctgctgctcttcagCTGGCCATGCAGCACATGTTAAGGGCTGAGATGCAATCACAGGCATTCAGAG CCTATTTAGCATCCTCAGTTCAGGGGGAGAGAGGATTGCCTGGACCTAAAg GCGACCCTGGAACTAAAG gAGAGCCTGGTTTCTCTGGCACGCCAG GTCCTCCAGGTGCAATGGGACATCCAGGCCCTGAAGGTCCTAAAGGACAGAAAGGAAGTCAAG GTGAACATGGACCTGAAGGGCCGCAGGGTCTCAGAGGTCGTGAGGGCCAAGTTGGCCCAAGAGGTGAGCAAGGACCTCCGGGCTTTGGAATTAAAGGTGACAGAG GCAGTCATGGAGATCCTGGGGTTCCTGGGTCTGTGGGACCTATCGGCCCCCCTGGACCAAAAG GTGCACAGGGACTTCCCGGACTTTCTGGGCCGCCAG GTCAGCCAGGTAATCAAGGTTTCCGCGGAGAGCAAGGACCTCCTGGGCCTAAAG GTGACAGGGGGCTTCCTGGATTCCAGGGACTTAAAG GTGAACCTGGTGACAAAGGTCCCAGAGGTCTGCAAG GTGAAGCTGGTTTACCAGGTGTGGCCGGGCCAGCTGGAGAAAAAGGCTCCAAAGGATCAATAG GACTCGCTGGACAAGATGGTGCAAAGGGATCAAGAG GTGACCAAGGACCCACTGGGCCCCCTGGACTCAGAGGTCCAACTGGACCTCCTGGGGATACTGGACCTCCAG GAACACCTGGGCTTCAGGGACCACGAG GGATTCCAGGAAATCCAGGACAACCTGGTGCCAAAg GTGACACTGGTGAACCAGGACGGATCATCAATGCAG CTGGCTCCACTGCTGTTGGCATTCCAGGACCACCTGGGTCTGCTGGTCCTCCTGGGCCTCCTGGGCCTCCAGGATTATCAG GTCCCATCGGCCCTGCTGGTCTGCCTGGCCCAGCTG GCCCTAAAGGTGACAGGGGATATAAGGGAGACCAGGGAGAACCAGGAATATCCATAAGAACGAGTGACACTATTTCCTCGAGCAGAGCAGAAA gGCAGTTCGGTGCCAGTGGTGTTTCGGCACTTCCTGGCCCGCCTGGTCCACCAGGGCCACCTGGGCTTCCAGGACGTCCAG gagaTTCCAGACAAGGACCTCCAGGACCACCTGGGCCTCCAGGCCAGCCAG GTTATGGAAGACCAGGACCTAAAGGAGACAAAGGGGACCCTGGCTTTGTATCCAGCTCTGGTG GAACATTTTATCCAGGACCACCAGGACCACCCGGACCTCCTGGGCCTAAAGGATCAACAG GTCCTCAAGGACTAAGGGGATACCAAG GTGAACCAGGCCAGCCAGGTGTGCCCGGCTCCCCAGGAAGACCAGGAACCTCGGAGTCAG TGTCAACATATGCTGGAGGACATGGGCTCCCAGGACCACcaggtccaccagggcctccagGGCCCCAAGGAGCCAAAG GGGACACTGGAGCTCCTGGGATTCCAGGCGCTTCAAGAG gctCAATCTCAGTCACCTCAGGTCCTCCTGGTCCTCCAGGTCCTCCTGGCCCTCCAGGCCTGCCGGGCTCCTTTGCTTCCTCCAGTGAGATGCGCCAGTACATCAGTGACTATTTAA GTAGATACAGACAATCTGGCGTCCCTGGACCTCCAGGTCCACCTGGACCACCAGGACCCCCTGGAACATACTCAGGCTCTATAGATGACATCTCTGTTCGTGTCATTGCATACCTAAGAC GTTCAGACTCAGGGTTCAGTTTGGGAGTTCAGGGTCCTCCAGGACCACCTGGTCCTCCTGGACCTGCTTCTGGTTCCCTGACAGTCAGTGGTCTCATAGCTATGCTTCAGA GAGATGATGTGAGGAGATATTTGGCAGGACCACCAGGGCCACAAGGACCTCCAGGACCACCAGGGACATCAGTGGGGCTTTCAGGCAGTTACAGAATAGAGGAGATAGCTACATATGTCTTCAATATCATGAACG AGAGAGGGATTGCTAGAGGTCCACCTGGGCCACGTGGTCCTCCTGGGCTTCCGGGGCCTCCTGGTCCAGGAGGGTCTGGCTTCACTACCGCTACTATTGACTATTCTGCACTGATGAAGA ATTCAGATTTCCGTTCATGGATCACATCTGCTGTACAACAAGGTCCTCCTGGTCCTCCAGGTATTCCAGGGCTACCTGGCCCTCCTGGCCCTCAGGGCCCGCCAGGAGTCTCCACTGCTACTGTGTATGGGGCGGGAGGTCGTGGCTACAGTTTGGAGGAAATCCAGCGTTACCTGCAGG GTTCTGGGTTTAGAGGTCTTCCTGGCCCTCCTGGCCCTCCAGGTCCACAGGGTCCACCGGGCAGTTACACTGGATCGGTTTCTTACAGTGGGAGCTTCCCTAGGGAGAGCATCCGTGCTGAAGTTCAGCAGTATCTAACCA CTGACAGTGTTCGTCGTGCCATCACGGGACCTCCAGGGCCTCCCGGTCCAAGGGGTCAGAAGGGAGAGCGTGGAGAGCCAGGTTACATCCAGGGCTATGCACAGAGCCAGAGCTACTCTCAGAGTGACTCTCGCCATGGCATTCAGTACAGTCAGATTGATGTCAGCAAGCTTGCTGAGACATTGGACTACTCCAATGTCGCCATGAAAGTTACAGACTACATCAAGA ATCAGGGCCTACTGCAAGGGTATACGGGTGGCAGTTCGTTGACCACGAATGTGCGAGCTATCCAAGGCCCTCCAGGTCCGCCAGGCCCTCCTGGACCACCTGGTCACAGTCGTGTCTTCTCAACCTACAGCAATATCACAGCTGATCTCATGGACTTCTTCAGAA CCTACGGCACCATTCCCGGCCCTCCAGGAAGCCCTGGACCAAAGGGAGATAGAGGGTACCCAGGACCAAGAGGAGACAAAG GTGATCCTGGGCCTCCAGGTTTACCTGGAATACCAGGGACATATGCTGTCCAAATTCCACATAAAGTGCAAAAGAGGGAAGCAG gtaataaagtggctggtcgTCGTCAGCAGCAGCATCGCCGCCAAGCTGGCAGTGGCTAA
- the col17a1b gene encoding collagen alpha-1(XVII) chain isoform X1 gives MDELTRKMDFSEEKVVTETVTSTTRLTSLPPKGTSGSNHRNMSSSAGGLGLEKNVLTQNSSSGTYFSSSSVGVNTGSYSSSSGIYLGGDSSGGGDGGGSYIDGESFGGGGGGGGGSGGSYLVSSVSKVRSSSSGGARRAQTAGSSGGLSPGFRERKHISSRSGGYDGSSSANSSPELTRKDYGNYCSGATRGRSESRESEIRVRLQSASPTACRWTELDDVKKLLKGRSSSVSPTRSSSASITLPVPKKASVETKTISVASQSVSSSFGSGVRSPGFNTIDLSGLYDTSLTTGKLDKSSQYDITDKYDTGVKSIHYDGSLKSGKYDTGVRSGQYDISLKSGQYDTGVKSTQYDGSLKSGQYDTGVRSVQYDTTVRSGQYDTLDSVVLPTFSWSTSTLPSTSTTVVAGNTSSYTYQTGQVSTNNMAGGFAPFSPTSPSSLSVYGFQNNLAPTSGSVLTTSGANVNASLGGYGVQKNVSNGGSAISTGVSATTRSQTDDTYKRDYKFVVSEKENVPAKRETDMLILAKDTGKQFTSSSVHVGGGSLSGDSIKKEKLISSYGETAQLKTETGNSYYGSSGVVMKDKATYAEIHRDSGIFGGGGLCCCSDSCCSWWKWLLGLLLLSLLLLGLLFGLIALAEDVRKLKNRVATLEAESSVINARTSRLSSNDIYVGGGGGGGGMGTDNTLHVGRGGGGSSSRTEIGIATGAGSSGGNDIGLGGAADTSGAIGAGRARTNFSSSSSSSSSSTGTSYSVGSAGTSQSGSFAETGTSYGGGTGAGTDLRISVSGGQIDAAALQLAMQHMLRAEMQSQAFRAYLASSVQGERGLPGPKGDPGTKGEPGFSGTPGPPGAMGHPGPEGPKGQKGSQGEHGPEGPQGLRGREGQVGPRGEQGPPGFGIKGDRGSHGDPGVPGSVGPIGPPGPKGAQGLPGLSGPPGQPGNQGFRGEQGPPGPKGDRGLPGFQGLKGEPGDKGPRGLQGEAGLPGVAGPAGEKGSKGSIGLAGQDGAKGSRGDQGPTGPPGLRGPTGPPGDTGPPGTPGLQGPRGIPGNPGQPGAKGDTGEPGRIINAAGSTAVGIPGPPGSAGPPGPPGPPGLSGPIGPAGLPGPAGPKGDRGYKGDQGEPGISIRTSDTISSSRAERQFGASGVSALPGPPGPPGPPGLPGRPGDSRQGPPGPPGPPGQPGYGRPGPKGDKGDPGFVSSSGGTFYPGPPGPPGPPGPKGSTGPQGLRGYQGEPGQPGVPGSPGRPGTSESVSTYAGGHGLPGPPGPPGPPGPQGAKGDTGAPGIPGASRGSISVTSGPPGPPGPPGPPGLPGSFASSSEMRQYISDYLSRYRQSGVPGPPGPPGPPGPPGTYSGSIDDISVRVIAYLRRSDSGFSLGVQGPPGPPGPPGPASGSLTVSGLIAMLQRDDVRRYLAGPPGPQGPPGPPGTSVGLSGSYRIEEIATYVFNIMNERGIARGPPGPRGPPGLPGPPGPGGSGFTTATIDYSALMKNSDFRSWITSAVQQGPPGPPGIPGLPGPPGPQGPPGVSTATVYGAGGRGYSLEEIQRYLQGSGFRGLPGPPGPPGPQGPPGSYTGSVSYSGSFPRESIRAEVQQYLTTDSVRRAITGPPGPPGPRGQKGERGEPGYIQGYAQSQSYSQSDSRHGIQYSQIDVSKLAETLDYSNVAMKVTDYIKNQGLLQGYTGGSSLTTNVRAIQGPPGPPGPPGPPGHSRVFSTYSNITADLMDFFRTYGTIPGPPGSPGPKGDRGYPGPRGDKGDPGPPGLPGIPGTYAVQIPHKVQKREAGNKVAGRRQQQHRRQAGSG, from the exons tTGTGACAGAAACCGTAACATCCACAACCAGACTGACGTCTCTCCCACCAA AGGGAACCAGCGGATCAAATCACAGGAATATGTCCAGCAGTGCTGGAGGGCTGGGCTTGGAGAAGAATGTCTTAACCCAGAACAGCAGCAGTGGAACTTACTTTTCTTCAT CTTCTGTAGGCGTGAACACCGGGAGCTACAGCTCCTCCTCGGGAATCTACCTCGGCGGAGACTCCTCAGGAGGAGGTGATGGAGGTGGGAGCTACATAGATGGAGAAAGCtttggaggtggtggaggaggaggtggaggcagCGGGGGCAGTTATCTCGTGAGCTCCGTGTCCAAGGTCCGGTCCAGCTCGTCGGGCGGTGCAAGGAGAGCGCAGACTGCTGGCTCATCAGGAGGCCTGTCGCCAGGTTTCCGGGAGAGGAAACACATATCTAGCCGCTCAGGAGGCTATGACG GGAGTTCCAGTGCTAATTCCTCTCCAGAATTAACTCGCAAAGATTATGGAAACTATT gCTCTGGTGCCACAAGAGGGAGAAGCGAAAGCAGAG agagCGAGATCAGAGTCAGATTGCAAAGTGCCTCCCCCACTGCCTGCAGAT GGACAGAGTTGGATGACGTGAAGAAACTGCTGAAGGGACGCTCTAGCAGCGTCAGCCCCACTCGCTCCTCCAGCGCCTCCATCACCCTGCCTGTCCCTAAAAAGGCCAGTGTGGAGACCAAGACCATCTCAGTGGCCTCTCAGTCAG TTTCAAGTTCTTTTGGCTCTGGTGTGAGATCACCTGGGTTCAACACCATTGATTTATCAGGCCTGTATGATACCAGTCTGACAACTGGAAAGCTTGATAAATCAAGCCAGTATGACATCACAGACAAGTATGATACTGGTGTCAAATCAATCCATTATGATGGTAGTCTTAAATCAGGAAAGTATGATACTGGTGTGAGGTCAGGACAGTATGATATCAGTCTGAAATCAGGACAATATGATACTGGCGTCAAATCGACCCAGTATGATGGTAGTCTGAAATCGGGACAGTATGATACTGGTGTAAGATCAGTTCAGTACGACACCACTGTGAGATCAGGTCAATATGACACTCTGGACTCCGTGGTGCTCCCCACTTTCTCCTGGTCCACCTCCACGCTGCCATCCACCTCCACCACGGTAGTTGCTGGCAACACCAGCAGCTACACGTACCAAACTGGGCAGGTCAGCACCAACAACATGGCTGGAGGCTTTGCACCATTCAGCCCCACCTCTCCATCATCCCTGTCAG tttacGGCTTTCAGAATAATCTGGCACCCACCTCGGGCAGTGTGCTCACCACCAGTGGAGCCAATGTAAATGCTAGCCTTGGAG GATATGGTGTTCAGAAGAACGTGTCAAATGGTGGGAGTGCCATCAGCACTGGAGTCTCTGCAA CCACTAGATCTCAAACTGATGACACCTACAAGAGAGACTATAAGTTTGTGGTCTCTGAAAAAGAGAACGTTCCAGCCAAAAGGGAAACAGATATGCTCATTCTGGCAAAAGACACCGGCAAGCAGTTTACCAGCAGCAGCGTTCATGTAGGAGGAG GGTCGCTGTCTGGAGActcaataaaaaaagagaagcttATTTCGAGCTACGGCGAAACGGCCCAACTGAAGACAGAGACGGGCAACTCTTACT ATGGTTCATCTGGAGTTGTAATGAAAGACAAAGCCACCTATGCAG AAATTCACAGGGACAGCGGCATCTTTGGAGGTGGAGGACTATGCTGTTGTTCGGACTCGTGTTGCTCCTGGTGGAAGTGGCTGCTGggccttctcctcctctccttgcTCTTGCTGGGACTCCTGTTTGGCCTCATTGCTTTGG CTGAGGATGTGAGAAAGCTGAAGAATCGAGTGGCGACCCTGGAAGCTGAGTCATCGGTCATTAACGCCCGAACCAGTCGGCTGTCTTCCAATGATATCtatgtgggtggtggtggtggtggtggtggtatgGGCACGGACAACACATTACATGTGGGCAGAGGAGGTGGAGGCTCAAGTTCCAGAACAGAAATTGGGATTGCCACAGGTGCTGGCAGCTCTGGTGGTAATGACATCGGCCTTGGAGGAGCTGCTGATACTTCTGGTGCCATTGGTGCTGGAAGAGCTCGTACCaatttcagcagcagctccagcagcagctccagcagtaCTGGAACAAGTTACAGCGTTGGGAGTGCTGGTACCAGTCAAAGTGGCAGCTTTGCTGAAACTGGTACTAGTTATGGTGGCGGCACCGGTGCTGGCACTGACCTCAGGATCAGCGTGAGTGGAGGACAGATAgatgctgctgctcttcagCTGGCCATGCAGCACATGTTAAGGGCTGAGATGCAATCACAGGCATTCAGAG CCTATTTAGCATCCTCAGTTCAGGGGGAGAGAGGATTGCCTGGACCTAAAg GCGACCCTGGAACTAAAG gAGAGCCTGGTTTCTCTGGCACGCCAG GTCCTCCAGGTGCAATGGGACATCCAGGCCCTGAAGGTCCTAAAGGACAGAAAGGAAGTCAAG GTGAACATGGACCTGAAGGGCCGCAGGGTCTCAGAGGTCGTGAGGGCCAAGTTGGCCCAAGAGGTGAGCAAGGACCTCCGGGCTTTGGAATTAAAGGTGACAGAG GCAGTCATGGAGATCCTGGGGTTCCTGGGTCTGTGGGACCTATCGGCCCCCCTGGACCAAAAG GTGCACAGGGACTTCCCGGACTTTCTGGGCCGCCAG GTCAGCCAGGTAATCAAGGTTTCCGCGGAGAGCAAGGACCTCCTGGGCCTAAAG GTGACAGGGGGCTTCCTGGATTCCAGGGACTTAAAG GTGAACCTGGTGACAAAGGTCCCAGAGGTCTGCAAG GTGAAGCTGGTTTACCAGGTGTGGCCGGGCCAGCTGGAGAAAAAGGCTCCAAAGGATCAATAG GACTCGCTGGACAAGATGGTGCAAAGGGATCAAGAG GTGACCAAGGACCCACTGGGCCCCCTGGACTCAGAGGTCCAACTGGACCTCCTGGGGATACTGGACCTCCAG GAACACCTGGGCTTCAGGGACCACGAG GGATTCCAGGAAATCCAGGACAACCTGGTGCCAAAg GTGACACTGGTGAACCAGGACGGATCATCAATGCAG CTGGCTCCACTGCTGTTGGCATTCCAGGACCACCTGGGTCTGCTGGTCCTCCTGGGCCTCCTGGGCCTCCAGGATTATCAG GTCCCATCGGCCCTGCTGGTCTGCCTGGCCCAGCTG GCCCTAAAGGTGACAGGGGATATAAGGGAGACCAGGGAGAACCAGGAATATCCATAAGAACGAGTGACACTATTTCCTCGAGCAGAGCAGAAA gGCAGTTCGGTGCCAGTGGTGTTTCGGCACTTCCTGGCCCGCCTGGTCCACCAGGGCCACCTGGGCTTCCAGGACGTCCAG gagaTTCCAGACAAGGACCTCCAGGACCACCTGGGCCTCCAGGCCAGCCAG GTTATGGAAGACCAGGACCTAAAGGAGACAAAGGGGACCCTGGCTTTGTATCCAGCTCTGGTG GAACATTTTATCCAGGACCACCAGGACCACCCGGACCTCCTGGGCCTAAAGGATCAACAG GTCCTCAAGGACTAAGGGGATACCAAG GTGAACCAGGCCAGCCAGGTGTGCCCGGCTCCCCAGGAAGACCAGGAACCTCGGAGTCAG TGTCAACATATGCTGGAGGACATGGGCTCCCAGGACCACcaggtccaccagggcctccagGGCCCCAAGGAGCCAAAG GGGACACTGGAGCTCCTGGGATTCCAGGCGCTTCAAGAG gctCAATCTCAGTCACCTCAGGTCCTCCTGGTCCTCCAGGTCCTCCTGGCCCTCCAGGCCTGCCGGGCTCCTTTGCTTCCTCCAGTGAGATGCGCCAGTACATCAGTGACTATTTAA GTAGATACAGACAATCTGGCGTCCCTGGACCTCCAGGTCCACCTGGACCACCAGGACCCCCTGGAACATACTCAGGCTCTATAGATGACATCTCTGTTCGTGTCATTGCATACCTAAGAC GTTCAGACTCAGGGTTCAGTTTGGGAGTTCAGGGTCCTCCAGGACCACCTGGTCCTCCTGGACCTGCTTCTGGTTCCCTGACAGTCAGTGGTCTCATAGCTATGCTTCAGA GAGATGATGTGAGGAGATATTTGGCAGGACCACCAGGGCCACAAGGACCTCCAGGACCACCAGGGACATCAGTGGGGCTTTCAGGCAGTTACAGAATAGAGGAGATAGCTACATATGTCTTCAATATCATGAACG AGAGAGGGATTGCTAGAGGTCCACCTGGGCCACGTGGTCCTCCTGGGCTTCCGGGGCCTCCTGGTCCAGGAGGGTCTGGCTTCACTACCGCTACTATTGACTATTCTGCACTGATGAAGA ATTCAGATTTCCGTTCATGGATCACATCTGCTGTACAACAAGGTCCTCCTGGTCCTCCAGGTATTCCAGGGCTACCTGGCCCTCCTGGCCCTCAGGGCCCGCCAGGAGTCTCCACTGCTACTGTGTATGGGGCGGGAGGTCGTGGCTACAGTTTGGAGGAAATCCAGCGTTACCTGCAGG GTTCTGGGTTTAGAGGTCTTCCTGGCCCTCCTGGCCCTCCAGGTCCACAGGGTCCACCGGGCAGTTACACTGGATCGGTTTCTTACAGTGGGAGCTTCCCTAGGGAGAGCATCCGTGCTGAAGTTCAGCAGTATCTAACCA CTGACAGTGTTCGTCGTGCCATCACGGGACCTCCAGGGCCTCCCGGTCCAAGGGGTCAGAAGGGAGAGCGTGGAGAGCCAGGTTACATCCAGGGCTATGCACAGAGCCAGAGCTACTCTCAGAGTGACTCTCGCCATGGCATTCAGTACAGTCAGATTGATGTCAGCAAGCTTGCTGAGACATTGGACTACTCCAATGTCGCCATGAAAGTTACAGACTACATCAAGA ATCAGGGCCTACTGCAAGGGTATACGGGTGGCAGTTCGTTGACCACGAATGTGCGAGCTATCCAAGGCCCTCCAGGTCCGCCAGGCCCTCCTGGACCACCTGGTCACAGTCGTGTCTTCTCAACCTACAGCAATATCACAGCTGATCTCATGGACTTCTTCAGAA CCTACGGCACCATTCCCGGCCCTCCAGGAAGCCCTGGACCAAAGGGAGATAGAGGGTACCCAGGACCAAGAGGAGACAAAG GTGATCCTGGGCCTCCAGGTTTACCTGGAATACCAGGGACATATGCTGTCCAAATTCCACATAAAGTGCAAAAGAGGGAAGCAG gtaataaagtggctggtcgTCGTCAGCAGCAGCATCGCCGCCAAGCTGGCAGTGGCTAA